A region from the Gossypium hirsutum isolate 1008001.06 chromosome A08, Gossypium_hirsutum_v2.1, whole genome shotgun sequence genome encodes:
- the LOC107894510 gene encoding uncharacterized protein, giving the protein MSEESSKQLKKRGQPNHFPTGNQKTNKRITDQKARLENREIVVKLTEAAPIVKQLLEAFSSINEGNLLQTVTYIRERRFAVLVSSLLSSQTKDHVSHGNSLIF; this is encoded by the exons atgtctgaagaatctTCTAAGCAACTGAAGAAAAGAGGTCAACCAAACCATTTTCCAACCGGCAACCAAAAGACGAACAAGAGAATCACCGATCAAAAAGCTCGACTGGAAAACAGG GAAATTGTAGTGAAACTTACAGAAGCAGCCCCAATTGTTAAGCAGCTCTTGGAAGCCTTTAGCAGCATCAATGAAGGCAACTTGCTGCAGACAGTTACATATATACGG GAAAGAAGATTTGCTGTCTTGGTATCATCACTACTATCTAGCCAAACCAAAGATCATGTTTCTCATGGTAACTCCCTAATCTTTTAG